A genomic region of Colletotrichum destructivum chromosome 5, complete sequence contains the following coding sequences:
- a CDS encoding Putative mycotoxin biosynthesis protein UstYa yields the protein MAEVTTEESRIPFLTTGREEKERLLEMSADSSEPPRSRKRRSVTPICITMSLLVLSNFCFCVALILTARANLTPAPPSWMPPERYTKQTFQFQKVFGEEPSERSEAAWTRLIPMGKGWINVTTEDELPYMPGLDKSIPEKKALLSVFHQLHCLYMTRSGFFNVRDGHLDKVNTTHLSHCWDYLRQSVMCAGDTTLEWKPANDIGSTGWGYRHTCKDYTSLFIFAEQHRSTDKKEIHSK from the exons ATGGCGGAGGTTACGACAGAGGAATCTCGGATTCCGTTTCTGACCACAGGACGGGAAGAAAAGGAACGCCTTCTTGAAATGTCGGCAGATTCCTCCGAGCCCCCGCGTTCACGCAAGCGTCGATCGGTTACTCCAATATGCATTACAATGAGCCTTCTCGTCCTGTCGAACTTTTGCTTCTGCGTCGCGTTGATACTTACTGCACGAGCCAACTTGACTCCCGCTCCACCATCGTGGATGCCGCCTGAAAGATATACCAAACAAACTTTCCAATTCCAAAAAGTTTTTGGCGAGGAGCCCAGCGAACGATCGGAAGCAGCGTGGACCAGACTCATACCGA TGGGCAAAGGTTGGATTAATGTTACAACGGAAGACGAACTGCCATATATGCCTGGATTGGATAAAAGTATACCCGAAAAGAAGGCGTTGCTGTCTGTCTTTCACCAACTCCATTGTTTG TATATGACCCGATCCGGTTTCTTTAATGTTCGGGATGGCCATCTTGACAAGGTAAACACAACTCACCTTTCGCACTGCTGGGACTACTTGCGGCAGAGTGTTATGTGCGCTGGTGACACAACTCTGGAATGGAAGCCAGCAAATGACATCGGAAGCACTGGATGGGGCTACCGGCATACTTGTAAAGACTACACCTCCCTTTTCATCTTTGCCGAGCAGCACAGATCTacggacaagaaggagattCACTCAAAATAG
- a CDS encoding Putative mycotoxin biosynthesis protein UstYa — MAPMFGASSLGPSAFGCVARNSQSKPVNRNYSTAAQTAITSAGLRANSRTLTPMMMWSNDKRSKNLIAYTQVENDETNAEARGKEDFTFSQPTELSGPWGSKVPARFSYLLVLQSFVIVGLLLFITIKQRPSDAACARQLSPYSPYLESGDLEYQEFTDQNHLMQPSPYRGQPNPEVEEAWVRLWRVPPIHFPEEKLEALNKTPAENYEHVPKDLGGGVKGFLNVFHQLHCLNFVRQYTYRDAYDYSNVTTFRASKEIVRGHVDHCIETLRHFLMCQSDVTPVVFEKDPSRPSGSKSDFNMRRKCRNFGKIQAWTVANKGV; from the exons ATGGCGCCTATGTTTGGCGCCAGCAGTCTCGGTCCCTCTGCATTCGGCTGCGTTGCTCGCAACTCGCAATCAAAACCGGTTAACCGTAATTACTCGACGGCTGCCCAGACTGCTATCACGTCTGCTGGTCTACGCGCAAACAGCCGCACACTCACtccgatgatgatgtggtcAAATGACAAAAGAAGCAAAAATCTCATCGCCTACACTCAGGTTGAGAACGATGAGACGAACGCTGAAGCCCGGGGGAAAGAAGACTTTACCTTTTCCCAACCAACTGAGCTCTCGGGGCCGTGGGGTTCCAAGGTTCCCGCAAGATTTTCTTACCTTTTGGTACTGCAAAGCTTCGTTATTGTTGGCCTTTTACTCTTTATCACAATTAAACAAAGGCCTAGCGATGCGGCATGTGCAAGACAGCTTTCTCCTTACT CACCGTATCTAGAGTCCGGCGACTTGGAGTATCAGGAGTTTACAGACCAAAATCACCTAATGCAGCCATCGCCGTATCGGGGTCAACCCAACCCAGAGGTTGAAGAGGCATGGGTACGGTTGTGGCGTG TTCCACCGATTCATTTTCCGGAAGAAAAGCTGGAGGCTCTTAACAAAACACCGGCTGAAAACTACGAACACGTCCCGAAAGACTTGGGGGGTGGCGTTAAAGGCTTCTTGAACGTTTTTCACCAACTTCACTGCCTG AACTTCGTGCGGCAATACACGTACCGCGATGCTTACGACTACAGCAACGTGACCACATTTCGGGCGAGCAAGGAGATTGTTCGCGGTCATGTGGATCACTGCATAGAAACCCTACGCCACTTTCTCATGTGTCAAAGTGATGTTACACCAGTGGTGTTCGAAAAAGatccgtctcggccgtcaggGTCGAAAAGTGACTTCAATATGAGGCGCAAATGCAGGAACTTTGGAAAGATTCAAGCTTGGACAGTTGCAAACAAAGGTGTTTGA
- a CDS encoding Putative mycotoxin biosynthesis protein UstYa: protein MVQLEERNSSCETLHKGDSDLNESVDFLLQLSTQAAWKREKRFRLFASFWFATTVIFATLSAYLYAQVHFQGRFGSFQSGYRTELGERMHYRHTGERKEHSWRLEPAKHLIEVEEKWFEASPAFLDDGFEYIPEREDGTQRLKYVGEPSKEIDHNWEQLHWGRFFLLSEEEARAAWGPDYTKYWAPREGGYVAALEVMHTVHCLVSARSEKRSVISPSNATKDHIRQAFWPEIYPIKNPIHGAKHRDHCIEHLRQMTLCNADLTPIPSIYFIGVEDNYINSDRPHTCRNFQKIRDWVSERFNGTSRVAPYPGTVWSDEWINTDRPHTKK from the exons ATGGTTCAGCTTGAAGAGAGAAATTCGAGTTGCGAGACACTCCACAAGGGCGACTCCGACCTCAACGAGTCAGTCGATTTCCTGCTTCAGCTATCGACACAGGCGGCCTGGAAACGAGAGAAACGATTTCGGTTGTTTGCTTCATTCTGGTTTGCGACCACCGTCATTTTCGCTACGTTATCAGCGTATCTTTACGCTCAAGTCCATTTTCAAGGTCGCTTCGGCTCGTTTCAGTCAGGATATAGGACTGAGCTAGGTGAGCGAATGCACTATCGTCATACTGGAGAAAGGAAAGAACACTCATGGAGATTAGAACCGGCAAAGCATCTTATTGAGGTGGAGGAAAAATGGTTTGAGGCTAGCCCGGCATTCCTTGACGACGGGTTCGAATACATACCTGAGCGTGAGGATGGCACGCAAAGGCTCAAATATGTCGGGGAGCCAAGCAAAGAGATTGATCACAACTGGGAGCAACTGCATTGGG GTCGATTCTTTCTTCTATCTGAGGAGGAGGCTCGGGCTGCATGGGGTCCCGACTACACGAAGTACTGGGCGCCAAGGGAAGGAGGATACGTTGCCGC ACTCGAGGTTATGCATACAGTTCACTGTCTTGTAAGTGCCAGAAGTGAGAAAAGAAGCGTGATATCACCATCTAACGCCACAAAGGACCACATACGCCAGGCGTTTTGGCCGGAGATCTACCCGATTAAAAACCCTATACATGGAGCAAAGCACCGAGACCATTGCATTGAGCATTTGCGACAAATGACATTGTGCAATGCCGATCTTACGCCCATTCCTTCTATTTATTTCATCGGAGTGGAAGACAATTACATAAACTCGGACCGTCCGCATACATGCCGCAACTTTCAAAAGATCAGAGATTGGGTATCTGAGAGATTCAACGGTACCTCGCGGGTGGCGCCATATCCGGGTACGGTCTGGAGTGACGAATGGATCAATACGGACCGGCCACACACCAAAAAGTAG
- a CDS encoding Putative di-copper centre-containing domain superfamily: protein MSSASFEQDYDLLLPGEGDPRDAFSKRSRSSRRSPWELNKWTLLVGISLIVGSVSVASLFGPISLSRRGRFPTCSRPVVRREWRALTPDERTHFTNAVECLSSVPSTQGLHGSLYDDFAFLHLQFGSRYMRWFYGKPLCVNSVASKDRYRMSGSAAIWIVLMC from the exons ATGTCGTCCGCCTCCTTTGAGCAGGACTATGATTTGCTCCTCCCTGGAGAAGGCGACCCCAGAGATGCGTTTTCGAAACGGTCAAgaagttcgagaag GTCGCCGTGGGAACTGAACAAGTGGACTCTGTTGGTTGGCATCTCCCTGATTGTGGGATCCGTCTCCGTTGCTTCTCTGTTCGGTCCGATCTCGTTGTCGCGGCGAGGTCGGTTTCCTACTTGCAGTCGTCCCGTTGTTCGGCGCGAGTGGCGTGCCTTGACACCAGACGAAAGAACGCACTTCACCAATGCTGTAGAATGTTTGAGCTCAGTGCCATCAACTCAGGGCTTACATGGATCCCTCTACGATGACTTCGCTTTTCTGCACTTGCAATTCGGTTCCCGGT ATATGCGCTGGTTTTATGGGAAACCGCTTTGCGTGAACAGTGTGGCTTCAAAGGATCGATACCGTATGTCTGGATCAGCAGCAATCTGGATAGTATTGATGTGTTAA
- a CDS encoding Putative tyrosinase copper-binding domain, di-copper centre-containing domain superfamily codes for MDWMDLHSSSIWNNLTGFGGDGDPSGPIVVGEGRCVTDGPFSNLRPVRYNHTSLKHCLARGFRNEDAVGRPLNTWFGPESIGRLLRTPRYRDFEWDMENRLHNRMHRAVSGDFLSLTAANDCAYNTDWTDPVFYLHHAQIDHLWWRWQQENKATRLYEYEGKHMFNSTDGEASLSDMLHYGGFTEDIPVSFVMDTEGGRLCYKY; via the exons ATGGACTGGATGGACTTACACAGTTCTTCAATCTGGAACAACCTAACAGGCTTCGGAGGGGACGGCGATCCGTCCGGACCCATTGTCGTTGGGGAAGGCCGCTGCGTGACTGACGGCCCGTTCTCCAATCTGCGTCCCGTTAGATATAACCATACGAGCTTGAAGCATTGCCTTGCGCGGGGCTTCCGGAATGAGGACGCCGTCGGTCGTCCCTTGAACACATGGTTCGGCCCCGAGTCGATCGGCAGGCTTCTACGCACACCTAGATACCGCGACTTCGAATGGGATATGGAAAACCGCCTGCACAACCGAATGCATCGCGCCGTCAGTGGGGATTTTCTATCGCTAACGGCCGCCAATG ATTGTGCTTACAACACGGATTGGACAGACCCCGTTTTTTACCTTCATCATGCGCAGATAGACCATCTTTGGTGGCGGTGGCAACAGGAGAACAAAGCAACCAGGTTATATGAATATGAAGGGAAACACATGTTCAACTCGACAGATGGAGAGGCAAGTCTTAGTGACATGCTTCACTACGGAGGGTTCACTGAAGACATCCCAGTATCATTTGTCATGGACACGGAAGGCGGGCGTCTGTGCTATAAATATTAA
- a CDS encoding Putative zn(2)Cys(6) fungal-type DNA-binding domain, fungal transcription factor: MGSEAKRLKSGCWTCRLRRKKCEEGGPPCLTCVNRQIHCHGYGPKPEWKDKGEKERQEAIRLRIRSSRSSAASAEASKATPSTATSSPAPATEDVHLTSHAADDVSRTSAPQENSPNDYGFPMESELGFMNTANLDPIFLADQWNYFDPGLPIPSTPMDQELAVNAITESNIIPQLANSPLSMSEPGLNHKSSEREMDLVMHYIDYVSIGDQEPGRRVHGSSKGWLLSTLLRSPGFYNTALSLSAYHQHLKATAGGEPGAAAYHDYQKYRLRATQIFECSQPGFLGENLICAVELARLETIGGNRERSQSYFRSALSLLEQPKIQNRACEITTSSGLITPTSPSSFSSGTLVTRHAPPPLPSETERKALGHSQALLAWMDILTCSVQRTMPTAHETYRSLLSNSSFCLCFRAVTGCESWILQTIMDVVALDTWKRDQETRRDLSIRQLVKRADEITSAIEAKVADLGATLGLPGQPSLGVSARNDERPDPSLTLLYAQAALVYLNFIVSGPNCGALEVRQSIDCAIASWKSVPLFNRRRLLVWPLLITATLAKGQQRDFFRDLIESCPESRTPGNYYNIWLVVTACWEEVDTQTGTGQTRMKSWGHTSDKYELGLLIC; this comes from the exons ATGGGCTCGGAGGCAAAACGACTCAAAAGCGGATGTTGGACttgtcgtcttcgccgcAAAAAGTGCGAAGAGGGTGGGCCACCGTGCCTCACTTGCGTGAATCGACAAATCCACTGTCACGGGTACGGGCCGAAGCCTGAGTGGAAGGATAAAGGGGAAAAGGAGCGTCAAGAGGCGATCCGTTTACGAATCAGGTCGTCAAGATCTTCAGCCGCTTCCGCCGAGGCCTCCAAAGCAACTCCGTCTACAGCGACTTCGTCACCAGCACCGGCAACAGAGGATGTGCATCTGACATCACACGCAGCCGATGACGTCTCGAGGACAAGCGCTCCTCAGGAAAACAGTCCAAACGACTATGGTTTCCCGATGGAAAGTGAGTTGGGTTTCATGAACACAGCAAATCTTGATCCCATCTTTCTCGCCGATCAATGGAATTACTTCGACCCAGGGCTCCCAATACCCAGCACCCCTATGGATCAGGAGCTAGCTGTGAACGCAATTACCGAAAGCAACATTATTCCGCAGCTTGCGAACTCACCTCTTTCCATGAGTGAGCCCGGCCTGAACCACAAATCATcagaaagagagatggaTCTTGTCATGCATTATATCGATTACGTATCGATTGGAGACCAAGAGCCTGGCCGGAGAGTGCATGGCTCCTCAAAAGGATGGCTTCTATCGACTCTACTGCGATCACCCGGATTTTATAACACAGCGTTGAGTCTGAGTGCATACCACCAACACCTCAAGGCCACTGCCGGGGGTGAAccgggcgcggcggcctATCATGACTACCAGAAATATCGACTCCGCGCCACGCAGATCTTTGAATGTTCTCAACCTGGATTCCTGGGAGAGAATCTGATCTGTGCCGTGGAGCTCGCCCGACTTGAG ACTATTGGAGGAAACCGGGAAAGGAGCCAGAGCTACTTCCGCTCTGCACTTTCGCTCCTAGAACAGCCAAAGATACAGAATCGGGCCTGTGAAATCACGACTTCGTCTGGTCTAATCACGCCCACTTCACCGAGTTCCTTTTCCTCAGGGACATTGGTTACAAGGcatgcgccgccgccgttgccgtctGAGACGGAGCGCAAGGCCCTGGGCCATTCTCAAGCCCTTCTGGCTTGGATGGACATTCTGACGTGCTCCGTCCAGCGAACGATGCCGACCGCGCACGAGACTTACCGCAGTCTCTTATCCAACAGCAGCTTTTGCCTGTGCTTCCGGGCGGTGACGGGCTGCGAGAGCTGGATCCTGCAGACCATCATGGACGTGGTGGCGCTGGACACGTGGAAACGCGACCAGGAAACCCGCAGGGACCTGAGCATCCGCCAACTGGTGAAGCGTGCCGACGAAATCACATCGGCCATCGAGGCGAAAGTTGCAGATCTAGGGGCTACTCTTGGGCTGCCCGGGCAACCCTCCCTGGGCGTCTCTGCCCGGAATGATGAACGGCCTGACCCATCACTGACTCTCTTGTATGCGCAAGCAGCCTTGGTCTACCTCAACTTCATTGTATCCGGACCGAACTGTGGCGCACTCGAGGTTCGTCAGAGCATAGACTGCGCCATCGCATCGTGGAAGTCGGTTCCTCTTTTCAACAGGCGGCGACTCCTGGTCTGGCCGCTTCTCATCACTGCCACATTAGCTAAAGGCCAACAACGGGATTTCTTTCGTGACCTGATAGAGTCTTGTCCGGAGAGTCGCACGCCCGGTAACTATTACAACATCTGGTTGGTTGTGACGGCCTGCTGGGAGGAAGTCGATACACAGACTGGAACAGGACAAACCAGGATGAAAAGTTGGGGACACACATCAGATAAATACGAGCTCGGCTTGCTGATTTGTTAA
- a CDS encoding Putative mycotoxin biosynthesis protein UstYa codes for MACQSSISYTSLPDSECGDDNLAFTRAKKRVRGPNWKLLAIVSIITNLAAVSIILGRLSPRWLTQQECHLDSESLWGHRVPWKKVILENQQEFIDSDPWDSKFGGDGTASVDKGPNPWDSIWFTNWVALEDDPAAKGYGFGTPLTGPDSEGNDLDPIPWKEGSQAFGIGVMHQLHCVASIKKSINDYRYTGGSRGSNSTKTMGHIDHCLEVLRQATICHGDMALIRPNVRGKRYTGYDGWGNEHLCRDWGAIKDILKDHGIHYIVGNGVQGWTHYEHSTT; via the coding sequence ATGGCCTGCCAATCATCGATCTCGTACACTTCGCTCCCTGATAGCGAATGTGGTGATGATAACCTTGCATTCACACGGGCGAAGAAACGAGTGCGCGGCCCCAATTGGAAGCTCTTGGCAATCGTCAGCATCATCACAAACCTCGCCGCGGTTTCTATCATCTTAGGCCGCCTTTCACCCCGCTGGCTTACCCAGCAAGAATGTCATCTGGATTCGGAATCTCTCTGGGGTCACCGCGTACCGTGGAAGAAAGTGATCCTCGAAAACCAGCAGGAATTCATCGACAGCGATCCGTGGGACAGCAAGTTCGGAGGAGATGGGACAGCATCTGTGGACAAGGGGCCCAACCCGTGGGACAGTATATGGTTCACCAACTGGGTGGCGCTGGAAGATGACCCAGCCGCAAAAGGCTACGGCTTCGGAACTCCGTTAACTGGGCCCGATTCCGAAGGAAACGATCTCGATCCAATTCCATGGAAGGAAGGGTCCCAGGCCTTTGGTATCGGGGTCATGCATCAGCTCCACTGCGTGGCAAGCATAAAGAAGTCCATCAACGACTACAGGTACACCGGAGGAAGCCGGGGTTCGAATTCGACCAAGACAATGGGCCACATCGATCACTGTCTCGAGGTTCTGCGCCAGGCAACCATTTGCCATGGGGACATGGCGCTGATAAGGCCCAATGTTCGCGGAAAGAGGTACACCGGCTACGACGGTTGGGGGAACGAGCACCTTTGCCGAGACTGGGGGGCAATCAAAGACATTTTGAAAGATCATGGAATTCATTACATAGTGGGCAACGGGGTGCAAGGTTGGACACACTACGAACACAGTACGACTTAG